One genomic window of Campylobacter curvus includes the following:
- a CDS encoding MotA/TolQ/ExbB proton channel family protein produces MQNQNDFSDLTMPKAQAGRSTFVFFKIIFFPLAIYVLALLAYFGFINFQMKLHTIVMMGVILFVALLFTRHSAELAYSLFASKIDDFRASLKEFIISRLLEISGIKKSNAKFDDFLELYTRDFRNDNLASIGAAVFPMLGILGTFISIAISMPSFSSSTSGELEKEIGVLLNGVGTAFYVSIYGIFLALWWMFFEKIGMSKFEKFANEQRELSRQFFWQKDELEQRYMSAATSHFDDIKNMFKRVSNEEFFGRLDDMIESKFSSYMQLQDLEKQIISEARVGLEQGVNLLNKTASKQDEFIKIHSDILKVISGFSAGIKEMELNLLTGYNKLSDISQERSHTLDKNAAKFEQGLKMLETSLKEFSLKLINEQESAMRAFKESMLQGVGAFKNAYEQEIKNGERDKEREALIAELKKSIDEIDKEASLVIKKIENANLIDEDR; encoded by the coding sequence ATGCAAAATCAAAACGATTTTAGCGACCTTACTATGCCTAAAGCGCAGGCTGGTCGCTCTACCTTTGTCTTTTTTAAAATCATCTTTTTCCCGCTCGCGATCTATGTTTTAGCTTTACTGGCCTATTTTGGTTTTATAAATTTTCAAATGAAGCTTCATACGATCGTGATGATGGGCGTTATTTTATTTGTAGCGCTTCTTTTTACGCGTCATAGCGCAGAGCTGGCATATAGCCTTTTTGCGTCTAAGATAGACGATTTTAGAGCCAGTCTCAAAGAGTTTATCATCTCGCGTCTGCTTGAAATTTCAGGCATAAAAAAATCAAACGCGAAATTTGACGATTTTTTAGAGCTTTACACCAGAGATTTTAGAAATGACAATCTAGCCAGCATCGGTGCTGCCGTTTTTCCGATGCTTGGAATTTTAGGCACTTTCATAAGCATCGCCATCTCGATGCCAAGCTTTAGCTCAAGCACATCAGGAGAGCTGGAAAAAGAGATCGGAGTACTTTTAAACGGCGTAGGAACGGCATTTTACGTTTCGATTTACGGTATTTTCCTGGCGCTTTGGTGGATGTTTTTTGAAAAGATCGGGATGAGCAAATTTGAAAAATTTGCAAATGAGCAAAGGGAGCTCAGCCGTCAGTTTTTCTGGCAAAAAGATGAGCTGGAGCAGCGATATATGAGCGCGGCTACGAGTCACTTTGACGATATAAAAAATATGTTCAAACGAGTCAGCAACGAGGAATTTTTTGGTAGATTAGATGACATGATCGAGTCTAAATTCAGCTCGTATATGCAGCTTCAAGATCTAGAAAAGCAAATCATCAGCGAAGCTAGAGTTGGGCTGGAACAAGGCGTGAATTTACTGAATAAAACCGCCAGCAAGCAAGATGAATTTATCAAAATTCACTCCGATATCTTAAAGGTGATCTCGGGATTTAGTGCTGGCATAAAGGAAATGGAGCTAAATTTACTGACCGGATACAATAAGCTAAGCGACATCTCGCAGGAGCGTTCGCATACGCTAGATAAAAACGCGGCTAAATTCGAGCAGGGTCTAAAGATGCTTGAAACAAGCCTTAAAGAATTCTCTCTAAAGCTCATAAACGAGCAAGAAAGCGCTATGCGAGCCTTTAAAGAGAGCATGCTTCAAGGTGTGGGCGCTTTTAAAAACGCTTATGAGCAAGAGATCAAAAACGGTGAGCGCGATAAAGAGCGCGAAGCCCTTATCGCCGAGCTCAAAAAAAGCATAGACGAGATAGACAAAGAGGCTAGCCTCGTGATCAAAAAAATAGAAAATGCAAATTTGATAGATGAAGATAGATAA
- a CDS encoding OmpA family protein encodes MKIDKSDQNSSTFWVSYADLMAGLLFVFMLLIGAIVVKYVLSQNTLADKEQAIILALANLKDEQGKNFTLDQLNSALKNELAKISDENLNLKKSNDIFVIQIDALKQKLKQLIEENADANASIADLNASIFSLNQKMIVLNDDLAARDSALEEANASNEKNLAKIAFLLEQVSAKEARYDELLRDLNVTKNRIKNLTGIRVKVISELKDKLGGSIAIDPNSGALKLSSSVLFDKGRAELKEEVKDELKATLEKYFDVLLNDPQISKNIDQIMIEGFTDSDGSYLYNLELSQRRAYAVMDFINSYNKDARLQKLLVASGRSYNELIMRDGAEDKDASRRIEIKFSISNKDAINEIEKFLELKSDRAF; translated from the coding sequence ATGAAGATAGATAAAAGCGATCAAAATTCCTCCACGTTTTGGGTCTCGTATGCTGACTTGATGGCGGGATTGCTTTTTGTCTTTATGCTACTGATAGGCGCCATAGTCGTAAAATACGTCCTCTCACAAAACACACTTGCCGATAAAGAGCAGGCTATCATCCTAGCCCTTGCAAATTTAAAGGACGAGCAGGGTAAAAATTTTACTCTCGATCAGCTAAATTCAGCCCTAAAAAACGAGCTCGCAAAGATAAGCGACGAAAATTTGAACCTTAAAAAATCAAACGATATCTTTGTGATCCAGATAGACGCACTAAAACAAAAGCTAAAGCAGCTCATCGAGGAAAATGCCGATGCTAACGCCAGTATAGCAGATCTCAACGCCAGCATTTTTAGTCTTAATCAAAAAATGATCGTTTTAAACGACGATCTGGCCGCCAGAGATAGTGCACTTGAGGAGGCGAACGCCAGCAATGAGAAAAATTTAGCCAAGATAGCCTTTTTACTGGAGCAAGTAAGCGCCAAAGAGGCTAGATATGACGAGCTTTTGCGTGATCTAAACGTTACTAAAAATCGCATAAAAAATCTGACCGGTATCCGCGTGAAAGTCATCTCCGAGCTTAAGGACAAGCTAGGCGGCAGTATAGCGATCGATCCAAACTCGGGTGCGCTGAAGCTTAGCTCCTCGGTGCTCTTTGACAAGGGCAGGGCGGAGCTCAAAGAGGAGGTCAAAGATGAGCTAAAGGCCACGCTTGAAAAGTATTTTGACGTGCTTTTAAACGACCCCCAGATCAGTAAAAACATCGATCAAATCATGATAGAGGGCTTTACCGATAGCGACGGCAGCTATCTTTATAACCTCGAGCTCTCGCAGCGCAGAGCCTATGCGGTGATGGACTTTATAAACTCATACAACAAAGACGCCAGACTGCAAAAGCTCTTAGTCGCTAGCGGACGTAGCTACAACGAGCTTATTATGAGGGACGGAGCCGAGGACAAGGACGCATCGCGCCGTATCGAGATAAAATTTTCGATCTCCAACAAAGACGCCATAAACGAGATAGAGAAATTTTTGGAGCTAAAGAGTGATAGAGCCTTTTAG
- a CDS encoding pyridoxal-phosphate dependent enzyme: MIEPFSFHGHEFYLLRDDLLGDFNGNKARKLEYFLNADLSGFKRIVSHGSSQSNAMYSLSLFSKMKNLEFCYVVSHLNSNLKQNPVGNFKFALENGMKIFVAEDRVKFAKELADTADALFINEGVAQSEAEYGFKTQADEILAWSEKSGVRPDIFLPSGTGTSATYLAKHIDLNVFTCPCVGDAKYLREEIAALDEHSRVKILTPPKKYHFGDLKLELYEIWQELKASGVEFELIYDPVGFITMFANLKEFKNEILYIHQGGLLGNISQKMRYERKFKNHFKKDQG; this comes from the coding sequence GTGATAGAGCCTTTTAGCTTTCACGGGCATGAATTTTATCTTTTAAGAGATGATTTGCTGGGAGATTTCAACGGCAACAAAGCCAGAAAGCTCGAATACTTTCTAAACGCCGATCTTAGCGGCTTTAAACGTATCGTTTCGCATGGATCCAGTCAGTCGAATGCGATGTACTCGCTAAGCCTTTTTTCAAAGATGAAAAATTTAGAATTTTGCTATGTCGTTTCGCATCTAAATTCGAATTTAAAGCAAAATCCGGTCGGGAATTTCAAATTCGCCCTTGAAAACGGCATGAAAATTTTCGTAGCCGAGGATAGGGTGAAATTTGCAAAAGAGCTTGCCGATACGGCGGATGCGCTTTTTATAAACGAGGGCGTAGCCCAAAGCGAAGCGGAGTACGGCTTTAAAACGCAGGCTGATGAAATTTTGGCTTGGAGTGAAAAAAGTGGCGTGAGGCCGGATATTTTTCTGCCTTCAGGCACCGGCACGAGCGCTACATATCTAGCCAAACATATAGATCTAAACGTCTTTACCTGCCCGTGCGTAGGAGACGCGAAGTATCTGCGAGAGGAGATCGCGGCGCTTGATGAGCACTCGCGGGTCAAAATTTTAACTCCGCCCAAAAAATATCATTTTGGCGATCTAAAGCTCGAGCTTTATGAAATTTGGCAAGAGCTCAAGGCTAGTGGCGTGGAATTCGAGCTTATTTATGACCCGGTCGGATTTATCACGATGTTTGCAAATTTAAAAGAATTCAAAAACGAAATTTTATATATCCATCAAGGTGGGTTGCTCGGCAACATAAGCCAAAAAATGAGATATGAAAGAAAATTTAAAAACCATTTCAAAAAGGATCAAGGATGA
- the hisD gene encoding histidinol dehydrogenase: MKFLHSTDSDFRAKFMQLVKRSDMDMSGVLPVVTQIIDEVKNGGDEALFAQIAKFDKFSPTSKNDLMIGVDEMSRAYDGLDNSLRLALNLAYERIKSYHERSKPATWTFKDDHGILLGAKYTPVDRAGLYIPGGKAAYPSSLLMNAVPAIVAGVKEIVVCTPAIGGKVNPLLLAAMHLCGIKTAFKIGGASAIAAMAYGTQSVPKVDVITGPGNIYVATAKKLVYGEVNIDMIAGPSEIGIIADESADARHVAIDLLSQAEHDELASSFLITPVEAFGRQVQRYVEDELKTLKREPIASVSMRNKAAIIIAKDMKECVGLMNELAVEHLEIATNDALSYLDEIKHAGAIFFGHFTPEAMGDYLAGPNHTLPTGGSARFYSPLGVENFMKRSSIISVNRKGIKELGKACMQLAQAEGLGAHERSIRVRLDD, from the coding sequence ATGAAATTTTTACATTCTACGGACAGTGATTTTAGGGCGAAATTTATGCAGCTTGTGAAGCGATCGGATATGGATATGAGCGGTGTTTTGCCTGTTGTCACGCAGATAATCGATGAGGTGAAAAACGGCGGAGATGAGGCGCTTTTTGCGCAGATCGCTAAATTTGACAAATTTAGCCCGACTAGCAAAAACGACCTGATGATCGGCGTAGACGAGATGTCTCGCGCCTACGACGGCCTCGATAATTCGCTGAGGCTAGCGCTAAATTTAGCCTATGAGCGCATAAAATCATATCACGAGCGCTCAAAGCCCGCTACTTGGACGTTTAAAGATGATCATGGTATCTTGCTGGGCGCAAAATACACACCGGTAGATCGCGCGGGGCTTTATATTCCGGGCGGCAAGGCGGCCTATCCCAGCTCGCTTTTGATGAACGCCGTGCCCGCGATAGTAGCCGGCGTAAAAGAGATCGTAGTCTGCACACCGGCCATCGGTGGCAAGGTAAATCCTCTCTTGCTTGCTGCGATGCATCTTTGCGGTATAAAAACTGCCTTTAAGATAGGCGGAGCCAGCGCTATCGCCGCGATGGCATACGGCACACAAAGCGTGCCTAAAGTGGACGTGATAACAGGCCCCGGAAACATCTACGTCGCTACGGCTAAAAAGCTAGTTTATGGTGAAGTAAATATCGATATGATAGCAGGTCCTAGCGAGATAGGCATCATCGCCGATGAGAGCGCGGACGCCCGCCATGTAGCTATCGATCTACTCTCTCAAGCCGAGCATGACGAGCTTGCCAGCAGCTTTTTGATAACGCCGGTGGAGGCCTTTGGCAGACAGGTGCAAAGATATGTCGAGGACGAGCTAAAGACGCTAAAACGCGAGCCTATCGCATCTGTGAGTATGCGAAACAAGGCCGCTATCATCATCGCAAAGGACATGAAAGAGTGCGTGGGGCTGATGAACGAACTGGCAGTAGAGCACCTCGAAATCGCTACGAACGACGCGCTTAGCTATCTTGACGAGATAAAACATGCCGGAGCGATATTTTTCGGACATTTTACGCCTGAGGCGATGGGAGACTATCTGGCCGGACCAAATCACACTTTGCCAACCGGTGGTAGCGCGCGTTTCTACTCGCCTTTGGGGGTTGAAAATTTCATGAAAAGAAGCTCGATAATCTCCGTCAATAGAAAAGGCATAAAAGAGCTCGGCAAGGCCTGCATGCAGCTAGCTCAGGCCGAGGGGCTGGGCGCTCACGAGAGATCGATCAGAGTGCGTCTAGACGACTGA
- a CDS encoding flagellin, translating into MQINGTSVGSGYNASQRAEEQKTQQEKALQNISAVRALSGIDGANLAIADSLLSQSNTLEQGIANANDAIGMLNIADSTLSNLSQSANRINELSVSLGSAALNSDQRSMIQKEISSLSHSMSQSVQNATFNGKSVFGSELNFVTGEGVQSINLSTESITNVAVDGSNANDIRQNINSLRTNIGSAQNGIAAGINASIAQSIALRQSESGLQNNDIAKNVNDLQQANLNIDASILAQVHNISNLQSQMDRLLA; encoded by the coding sequence ATGCAAATAAACGGAACGTCGGTGGGCTCTGGATACAATGCCTCACAAAGAGCAGAAGAGCAAAAGACACAGCAGGAAAAGGCTTTGCAAAATATCTCCGCCGTGCGTGCATTAAGCGGGATCGACGGGGCGAATTTAGCGATCGCGGACTCTTTGCTAAGTCAAAGCAACACTCTAGAGCAAGGCATCGCAAATGCAAATGACGCGATAGGGATGCTAAATATCGCTGACTCTACGCTTTCAAATTTAAGCCAAAGTGCAAACCGTATAAACGAGCTCTCTGTATCTTTAGGCAGTGCGGCGCTAAACAGCGATCAAAGGTCGATGATACAAAAAGAGATAAGCTCGCTTTCGCACTCTATGTCACAAAGCGTACAAAATGCTACGTTTAACGGCAAAAGCGTATTTGGCTCTGAGCTAAATTTCGTGACGGGCGAGGGCGTGCAAAGCATAAATTTAAGCACCGAGTCTATCACAAATGTAGCGGTGGACGGCTCAAATGCAAATGATATAAGGCAAAATATAAATTCTTTACGCACGAATATCGGCTCTGCTCAAAACGGCATAGCCGCAGGCATCAACGCCTCGATCGCTCAAAGCATAGCGCTTCGTCAAAGTGAAAGCGGACTACAAAACAACGATATCGCTAAAAACGTAAATGACTTACAGCAAGCAAATTTAAACATAGATGCTAGTATCCTCGCTCAAGTGCACAATATCTCAAATCTACAAAGCCAAATGGACAGACTTTTGGCCTAA
- the rpoD gene encoding RNA polymerase sigma factor RpoD: MQNQKGNFMSAAKEALSQIEELFTENAKGFLTYEKLVKLLDKAPTATMIKKIEQLAKTHKVQLMTAAEIAKMRNIADAKKRLENTQKTDVNIEEDLDLTSDNDFLEWSRSDSPVRMYLREMGQISLLTKDEEVEISKKIELGEDIIIDAFCSVPFLIDFILDYKEPLINRERRVKELFKSFEDESESEDEDIESDEDEESEDEETPKKSLKNDKRAEKVIESFKALEKAKKEWLKTVNKQEKVEVEDTMSKLTLAFKKKILKDKLMDLGPTSKLISEIVKSMETALKSDDEFDRELKRLEYRLPMFSDELKKNHKSILKDIIKLNKEEIAARVPEATMVSTYVEIKKLFTTKEASKQGFDLEPARLKEILEQIKRGKKISDEAKARMAKSNLRLVVSIAKRYTNRGLPFLDLIQEGNIGLMKAVDKFEYRKGYKFSTYATWWIRQAISRAIADQARTIRIPIHMIETINRINKINRKYLQEEGKEPDVSVIAKEVGLSVDKVKQVIKITKEPISLEAPIANEEDGKFGDFVEDKSSLSPIEQILKGDLREQIDDVLSQLNDREKAVICMRFGLLEDESDRTLEEIGKALNVTRERVRQIESSAIKKLKHPKVGRKLKNYIEG; encoded by the coding sequence ATGCAAAATCAGAAAGGAAATTTTATGAGTGCCGCAAAAGAAGCTTTGAGCCAAATAGAGGAGCTTTTCACTGAAAATGCAAAAGGTTTTCTCACCTATGAAAAACTCGTAAAATTATTAGACAAAGCGCCTACGGCGACGATGATAAAAAAGATAGAGCAGCTTGCTAAAACACATAAAGTCCAGCTGATGACAGCTGCCGAGATCGCAAAGATGAGAAATATCGCCGATGCGAAAAAGCGCCTTGAAAATACACAAAAAACGGATGTGAACATCGAAGAAGACCTCGATCTGACAAGTGACAACGACTTTTTAGAGTGGTCGCGCTCGGATAGTCCGGTGAGGATGTATCTAAGAGAAATGGGGCAAATTTCACTGCTTACAAAAGACGAAGAGGTCGAGATCAGTAAAAAGATCGAGCTTGGCGAGGATATCATCATAGACGCCTTTTGCTCGGTTCCTTTTTTGATAGATTTCATACTTGACTACAAAGAGCCGCTCATCAACAGGGAGCGCCGCGTCAAAGAGCTTTTTAAAAGCTTTGAAGACGAGAGCGAGAGCGAAGACGAGGACATAGAAAGCGATGAGGACGAAGAGAGCGAAGACGAGGAAACGCCGAAAAAATCGCTTAAAAACGATAAACGTGCAGAAAAGGTCATCGAAAGCTTTAAGGCTCTTGAAAAAGCAAAAAAAGAGTGGCTAAAAACCGTAAATAAGCAAGAAAAGGTCGAAGTAGAGGACACTATGTCAAAGCTCACTCTCGCTTTTAAAAAGAAAATTTTAAAAGACAAGCTGATGGATCTAGGGCCGACCAGTAAGCTCATAAGCGAGATCGTAAAGTCCATGGAGACCGCTCTAAAAAGCGATGATGAGTTTGACCGCGAGCTAAAGCGCCTGGAGTATCGCTTGCCGATGTTTAGCGATGAGCTCAAGAAAAATCACAAAAGCATACTAAAAGACATCATCAAACTAAACAAGGAGGAGATCGCAGCTCGCGTGCCTGAGGCGACGATGGTTTCTACTTATGTCGAGATCAAAAAGCTCTTTACAACAAAAGAAGCCAGCAAACAAGGCTTTGACCTGGAGCCCGCACGCTTAAAGGAAATTTTAGAGCAGATCAAGCGCGGTAAGAAAATTTCAGACGAAGCCAAGGCCCGTATGGCAAAGTCGAATTTACGCCTTGTGGTATCTATCGCCAAGCGCTATACGAACCGCGGCTTGCCGTTTTTGGACCTCATACAAGAGGGCAATATCGGCCTCATGAAAGCCGTCGATAAATTCGAATACCGCAAAGGATATAAATTTTCCACCTATGCCACATGGTGGATACGCCAAGCTATCAGCCGTGCCATAGCCGATCAAGCTCGCACTATCCGCATACCGATACACATGATAGAGACGATAAACCGTATCAATAAAATCAACCGCAAATATCTGCAAGAAGAGGGTAAAGAACCTGATGTGAGCGTCATCGCAAAAGAGGTCGGGCTAAGCGTCGACAAAGTAAAGCAGGTCATAAAAATAACAAAAGAGCCTATCAGCCTCGAAGCCCCTATTGCAAACGAAGAGGACGGTAAATTTGGCGATTTTGTAGAGGATAAAAGCTCACTTTCGCCGATAGAGCAGATTTTAAAAGGCGATCTAAGAGAGCAAATAGATGATGTCTTGTCGCAGCTAAACGACCGCGAGAAGGCTGTTATTTGTATGAGATTTGGGCTGCTTGAAGACGAGAGCGACCGCACTCTTGAAGAGATAGGCAAAGCTCTAAACGTGACTCGCGAGCGCGTCCGTCAGATCGAAAGCTCAGCTATCAAAAAGCTAAAACATCCCAAAGTAGGCAGAAAGCTCAAAAACTATATCGAGGGGTAA
- a CDS encoding flagellar hook-basal body protein, with protein sequence MQNGYYQATAGMVTQFNRLNVISNNLANVNTIGFKRNDVVIGDFERIFKDTQDELPLKNHTKDAAKFLNRTLDRVPQVSEEYTDFSAGGFKYSSNTLDFAIKREDMFFLVDTPNGVRLTKNGSFNLDEDGFIVTKEGYRVLPNNYQTLAPEQRGIQVPLDRSLSVDKNGNIYTMDEGESEQISKFFIAQPREIRELKKIGDNLFEPKNLDDVIDIDDADTLMQGYVQMSNVNPVTEMVGLIETQRLVDMYQKVMTSHMTDLNQDAVQKLALKA encoded by the coding sequence ATGCAAAACGGCTACTATCAGGCCACTGCCGGAATGGTGACGCAGTTTAACAGATTAAACGTCATATCAAACAACTTAGCCAACGTAAATACGATAGGATTTAAGCGAAATGACGTTGTTATCGGGGATTTTGAGAGAATTTTCAAAGATACTCAAGACGAGCTGCCACTAAAAAATCACACCAAAGACGCGGCAAAATTTCTAAACAGGACTCTTGATCGTGTCCCGCAAGTGAGCGAAGAATACACCGATTTTAGTGCCGGAGGCTTTAAATACAGCTCCAATACGCTAGATTTTGCTATCAAGCGCGAGGATATGTTTTTTCTAGTAGATACCCCAAATGGCGTGAGACTGACAAAAAACGGCTCGTTTAACCTCGATGAGGACGGCTTTATCGTGACAAAAGAGGGATACCGCGTGTTGCCAAACAACTATCAGACCTTAGCTCCAGAGCAAAGAGGCATCCAAGTGCCACTAGATCGCAGTCTAAGCGTCGATAAAAACGGAAATATCTATACGATGGACGAGGGTGAAAGTGAGCAAATTTCAAAATTTTTCATCGCTCAACCACGTGAGATAAGAGAGCTCAAAAAGATAGGAGACAACCTTTTTGAGCCTAAAAATTTAGACGATGTGATAGATATCGACGATGCCGACACTCTGATGCAAGGCTACGTGCAAATGTCAAACGTAAATCCCGTTACCGAGATGGTCGGACTAATCGAGACGCAGCGCCTTGTGGATATGTATCAAAAGGTCATGACAAGCCATATGACCGACCTTAACCAAGACGCAGTTCAAAAATTAGCGCTTAAAGCTTAA
- the flgG gene encoding flagellar basal-body rod protein FlgG — translation MMRSLYTAATGMIAQQTQIDVTSNNIANVNTYGYKKNRAEFADLMYQVMEYAGTATSQTTTSPTGIEVGLGVRPTAINKIFSQGYFKETSNNLDMVIAGNGFFQLQLPDGTTAYTRNGAFKLDSNGTIVNSDGYQLIPQIVVPANATQISIGTDGTVSVLQAGETNMAQIGQIQIANFINPAGLHSMGDNNYLETAASGDAVVGVAGLDGLGTIRQGFVEMSNVQLVEEMTDLITGQRAYEANSKAITTSDSMLEIVNGLKR, via the coding sequence ATGATGAGATCACTTTATACGGCTGCTACGGGCATGATCGCTCAGCAGACACAAATAGACGTTACTTCAAACAACATAGCAAACGTAAATACCTACGGATATAAGAAAAATCGCGCTGAATTTGCCGATTTGATGTATCAAGTCATGGAATACGCTGGCACGGCGACTAGCCAAACGACTACTAGCCCGACTGGTATCGAGGTGGGACTGGGCGTCAGGCCTACGGCGATAAATAAAATTTTCTCTCAGGGCTACTTTAAGGAAACTAGCAACAACCTTGACATGGTCATCGCCGGAAACGGCTTTTTCCAGCTTCAGCTACCTGACGGCACTACGGCATACACTAGAAACGGTGCGTTCAAGCTTGACTCCAACGGAACGATCGTAAATTCCGACGGTTATCAGCTCATTCCTCAGATCGTCGTGCCTGCAAATGCTACGCAAATTTCGATCGGTACGGATGGAACGGTCTCGGTTTTGCAGGCAGGAGAGACTAATATGGCGCAAATAGGCCAGATACAAATAGCAAATTTCATCAACCCGGCCGGCCTTCATTCGATGGGTGATAACAACTATCTAGAAACCGCAGCGAGCGGGGACGCGGTAGTGGGCGTAGCAGGGCTTGACGGGCTTGGCACGATCAGGCAAGGCTTTGTCGAGATGAGTAACGTGCAACTAGTCGAGGAGATGACCGACCTCATCACGGGTCAGCGTGCCTACGAGGCCAACTCTAAGGCGATCACGACGAGCGACTCGATGCTTGAGATCGTAAACGGACTTAAAAGGTAG
- a CDS encoding AzlC family ABC transporter permease: MSFNYVFKLSIPIFMGYFPLGVAFGILANSMGVSTLIAMALSMLAYGGAAQFMMLSLFSAGTGLVEVFIVSYLVNLRHTFYALALLKEYNRLKFRLFNIATLTDETFAIFKTLKISGAAERSFIFTWLNFLSWLYWALGTLVGCVAGGLIKVDMSGLEFSLTALFIVIVIEMFKNDKNFKVLFAACFFGVVGVALMPAKALLVGSMALCFVFILVFKERL; encoded by the coding sequence ATGTCGTTTAACTACGTTTTTAAGCTTAGCATACCGATATTTATGGGCTATTTTCCGCTGGGTGTGGCGTTTGGGATACTGGCAAACAGCATGGGGGTGAGCACGCTTATCGCGATGGCTCTTAGCATGCTCGCATACGGCGGCGCGGCGCAGTTTATGATGCTCTCGCTTTTTAGCGCGGGCACGGGGCTTGTTGAGGTTTTCATCGTCTCTTATCTCGTAAATTTACGCCACACGTTTTACGCACTTGCGCTATTAAAAGAATATAACAGGCTGAAATTTCGCCTCTTTAATATCGCCACGCTCACGGACGAGACCTTTGCTATCTTTAAAACGCTTAAAATTTCAGGCGCCGCCGAGCGCAGTTTCATTTTTACTTGGCTAAATTTCCTCTCGTGGCTTTACTGGGCACTTGGCACGCTCGTTGGCTGCGTGGCTGGCGGCCTCATCAAAGTCGATATGAGCGGGCTTGAATTCTCCCTCACGGCGCTTTTTATCGTGATCGTTATAGAGATGTTTAAAAACGATAAAAATTTTAAAGTCCTTTTTGCCGCGTGCTTTTTTGGCGTAGTGGGCGTGGCGCTCATGCCCGCAAAGGCTCTGCTCGTGGGCTCGATGGCGCTTTGCTTCGTGTTTATTTTGGTGTTTAAGGAGCGACTATGA
- a CDS encoding branched-chain amino acid transporter permease: MISVNSSEWLVFVAVLVSALATFLTRAMPFYAVKNYKPSPWLSAVERHMGLMIMVILVFYALKDTKFSVFPYGLNEAVGVLSAVLIHLKFKNTLLSIVISTAIYMIMIRIF; this comes from the coding sequence ATGATAAGCGTAAATTCTAGCGAGTGGCTCGTTTTTGTCGCGGTTTTAGTGAGTGCGCTCGCGACCTTTCTCACGCGGGCGATGCCCTTTTACGCGGTCAAAAACTACAAGCCAAGCCCGTGGCTAAGCGCTGTTGAGCGGCACATGGGGCTGATGATAATGGTGATTTTGGTCTTTTACGCGCTAAAAGATACTAAATTTAGCGTCTTTCCATACGGACTGAACGAAGCCGTCGGCGTGCTGAGTGCGGTGCTGATTCATCTAAAATTTAAAAATACCTTGCTTAGCATTGTGATTTCGACAGCGATTTATATGATTATGATAAGAATTTTTTAA